The Kitasatospora sp. NBC_00374 genome has a segment encoding these proteins:
- a CDS encoding ankyrin repeat domain-containing protein — MADSAAKTPDDSQEPDAEVIALAGRLFDAARTGDSALLAAYLDAGAPADLANDRGDTLVMLAAYHGHADTVRALIERGADPDRANDRGQTPLAGAVFKGEPAVVDALLAGAADPLAGTPSALDTARMFGKEDLVARFEKR, encoded by the coding sequence ATGGCCGACTCCGCAGCCAAGACGCCCGACGACTCGCAGGAGCCCGACGCCGAGGTCATCGCGCTGGCCGGCAGGCTCTTCGACGCCGCCCGGACCGGCGACTCGGCCCTGCTGGCCGCCTACCTCGACGCGGGCGCGCCGGCCGACCTCGCCAACGACCGGGGCGACACGCTGGTCATGCTGGCCGCCTACCACGGCCACGCCGACACCGTGCGGGCCCTGATCGAGCGCGGCGCCGACCCGGACCGGGCCAACGACCGGGGCCAGACCCCGCTCGCCGGCGCCGTCTTCAAGGGCGAGCCGGCAGTCGTCGACGCGCTGCTCGCCGGCGCCGCGGACCCGCTGGCCGGCACCCCCTCCGCTCTGGACACCGCCCGGATGTTCGGCAAGGAGGACCTGGTGGCCCGCTTCGAGAAGCGCTGA
- a CDS encoding GNAT family N-acetyltransferase: MEIRTTGYGHPDAEKLSAEVQQEYVRRYGDMDQTSIHPDHFDPPYGLFVVVYLDGEAVACGGWRVNEKDEEGLGEGDAELKRMYVVPGARGRGLARGVLRHLERGAVEAGRTRLVLETGNKQPEAVALYASEGYLPIDKFGYYKDHPDSICMGKSLVPSGL, translated from the coding sequence ATGGAGATACGCACCACCGGGTACGGCCACCCGGACGCCGAGAAGCTGTCGGCCGAGGTCCAGCAGGAGTACGTCCGCCGCTACGGCGACATGGACCAGACCTCGATCCACCCCGACCACTTCGACCCGCCGTACGGCCTGTTCGTGGTGGTCTACCTCGACGGCGAGGCGGTCGCCTGCGGCGGCTGGCGGGTCAACGAGAAGGACGAGGAGGGGCTGGGCGAGGGCGACGCCGAGCTCAAGCGGATGTACGTGGTGCCCGGCGCCCGCGGCCGCGGGCTGGCCCGCGGCGTGCTGCGCCACCTGGAGCGGGGCGCCGTCGAGGCCGGGCGGACCCGGCTGGTCCTGGAGACCGGCAACAAGCAGCCCGAGGCGGTCGCGCTCTACGCCTCCGAGGGCTACCTTCCGATCGACAAGTTCGGTTACTACAAGGACCACCCCGACAGCATCTGCATGGGCAAGAGCCTGGTCCCGTCGGGGCTCTGA
- a CDS encoding nucleotidyltransferase domain-containing protein produces the protein MEPDLSAMARRLAAVDGVLGVCLGGSRARGTHRPDSDHDLGLYYRPPLDTGALRELAAEITGRPVEVTEPGDWGRWVDGGAWLDSEGSRIDWLYRDLDRVRHYWRECRAGRFELGVQAGHPLGVYSHSYVGELALGRILADPTGALTGLRDELAHYPGPLGDALVANARWEVPFTLAAARKGAARGDAYYLHGCLFRVVGLLTQALHARAGRWLLNEKGAVDASGLLPGAPPQFAPRAHALFGLDPVSAVAAAEELAAEIL, from the coding sequence ATGGAACCCGACCTCAGCGCCATGGCCCGGCGGCTCGCCGCCGTCGACGGGGTGCTCGGCGTCTGCCTCGGCGGCAGTCGCGCCCGCGGCACACACCGGCCCGACTCCGACCACGACTTGGGCCTGTACTACCGCCCGCCGCTGGACACCGGCGCCCTGCGCGAGCTGGCCGCCGAGATCACCGGCCGCCCGGTCGAGGTCACCGAGCCGGGCGACTGGGGCCGCTGGGTCGACGGCGGGGCCTGGCTGGACTCCGAGGGCAGCCGGATCGACTGGCTCTACCGCGACCTCGACCGGGTCCGCCACTACTGGCGGGAGTGCCGGGCGGGCCGCTTCGAGCTGGGCGTCCAGGCGGGCCACCCGCTCGGTGTCTACTCGCACAGCTACGTCGGCGAACTCGCGCTGGGCCGGATCCTGGCCGACCCGACCGGCGCCCTGACCGGGCTCCGGGACGAACTGGCGCACTACCCGGGCCCGCTGGGCGACGCGCTGGTCGCCAACGCCAGGTGGGAGGTCCCGTTCACCCTCGCCGCGGCGAGGAAGGGCGCGGCCCGCGGTGACGCGTACTACCTGCACGGCTGCCTGTTCCGGGTGGTCGGCCTGCTCACCCAGGCGCTGCACGCCCGGGCCGGCCGGTGGCTGCTCAACGAGAAGGGCGCGGTCGACGCGTCCGGTCTGCTGCCCGGCGCGCCACCGCAGTTCGCGCCCCGCGCCCACGCGCTGTTCGGGCTCGACCCGGTGTCCGCGGTGGCCGCCGCCGAGGAACTCGCCGCCGAGATCCTCTGA
- a CDS encoding MMPL family transporter, producing MSPSGRLASFPCGRRTKWVVLALWLILVVVAGPLAGKLMDAEDNEASSWLPGSAESTQVLVEQRTFQPVDTAQAVVVYERPSGITLADRAKAASDAASFATTPHVVGKVVGPQLSEDGQAMQTVVPVEIGSTGWNDLRSAVDDMRATAAAGSNGMATHVTGPAGIGADQAEAFAGIDGTLLFATVAVVVILLLLTYRSPTLWLLPLISAGVALFVAQAVIYLLAEHAGLTVNAQSAGILIVLVLGAGTDYALLLTARYREELRRHEDRHEAMAFALHRAGPAIVASSATVVASMLCLLIAEMNSTRGLGPVCAIGVLVALAAMLTLLPALLVICGRWVFWPVKPGYGTAEPTRTGRWAHVGAWIARKPRKVWIGTGLALAACCVGLVSLNANGLSTAGTFTGTPDSVVGQQVLVEHFPGGTGAPLTVISNVAPAEAVRAAAETTPGISATTPVVVHDGLATFQATLSDPPDSQAAKDTVDRVRGAVHAVPDADAKVGGSTAVILDAGRAASADNRAIIPLVLGVVLAILALLLRAAVAPLVLIATVVLSYAAAMGISAFFFEHVFHFDGQDNAFPLFVFVFLVALGIDYNIFLMTRVREEASHRGTRDGALVGLAATGGVITSAGLILASTFAVLGTLPVVGFAEIGFAVALGVLLDTLVVRSVLVTALTIDLDRHMWWPSALSHVGRPREPSPDVYSDTA from the coding sequence ATGAGTCCGTCCGGAAGGCTGGCCTCGTTCCCGTGCGGGCGCCGCACCAAGTGGGTCGTGCTGGCCCTGTGGCTGATCCTGGTCGTCGTGGCGGGCCCGCTGGCGGGCAAGCTGATGGACGCGGAGGACAACGAGGCCTCCAGCTGGCTGCCCGGCAGCGCCGAGTCCACCCAGGTCCTGGTGGAGCAGCGCACGTTCCAGCCGGTCGACACCGCGCAGGCGGTCGTGGTCTACGAACGGCCGAGCGGCATCACCCTGGCCGACCGGGCCAAGGCCGCCTCCGACGCGGCCTCCTTCGCCACCACGCCGCACGTGGTCGGCAAGGTGGTCGGGCCGCAGCTGTCCGAGGACGGCCAGGCGATGCAGACCGTGGTGCCGGTGGAGATCGGCTCCACGGGCTGGAACGACCTGCGCTCCGCCGTGGACGACATGCGGGCGACCGCCGCCGCCGGCAGCAACGGGATGGCCACCCATGTCACCGGCCCGGCCGGCATCGGCGCGGACCAGGCCGAGGCGTTCGCCGGGATCGACGGCACCCTGCTGTTCGCCACCGTCGCGGTCGTGGTGATCCTGCTGCTGCTGACCTATCGCAGCCCGACGCTGTGGCTGCTGCCGCTGATCTCGGCCGGCGTGGCGCTGTTCGTCGCCCAGGCGGTGATCTACCTGCTGGCGGAGCACGCCGGGCTGACGGTGAACGCGCAGAGCGCCGGCATCCTGATCGTGCTGGTGCTGGGCGCGGGCACCGACTACGCACTGCTGCTCACCGCCCGATACCGCGAGGAGCTGCGGCGCCACGAGGACCGGCACGAGGCGATGGCCTTCGCGCTGCACCGGGCCGGTCCGGCCATCGTGGCGAGCTCCGCCACCGTGGTCGCCTCGATGCTGTGTCTGCTGATCGCCGAGATGAACTCCACCCGCGGTCTCGGCCCGGTCTGCGCGATCGGCGTGCTGGTGGCGCTGGCCGCGATGCTGACCCTGCTGCCGGCGCTGCTGGTGATCTGCGGCCGCTGGGTGTTCTGGCCGGTGAAGCCCGGGTACGGCACCGCGGAGCCCACCCGGACCGGCCGGTGGGCGCACGTGGGCGCGTGGATCGCCCGCAAGCCGCGCAAGGTGTGGATCGGCACCGGGCTGGCGCTGGCCGCCTGCTGCGTCGGGCTGGTCTCGCTGAACGCCAACGGTCTGTCCACGGCGGGCACCTTCACCGGCACGCCCGACTCCGTGGTCGGTCAGCAGGTGCTGGTCGAGCACTTCCCCGGCGGCACCGGCGCGCCGCTCACGGTGATCAGCAACGTGGCCCCGGCGGAGGCCGTCCGGGCCGCGGCCGAGACGACCCCGGGCATCTCGGCGACCACCCCGGTGGTCGTCCACGACGGGCTGGCCACCTTCCAGGCCACGCTGAGCGATCCCCCGGACAGCCAGGCCGCCAAGGACACCGTGGACCGGGTCCGCGGCGCCGTCCACGCGGTGCCCGACGCGGACGCCAAGGTCGGCGGCAGCACGGCGGTCATCCTGGACGCCGGCCGGGCCGCCTCCGCCGACAACCGGGCGATCATCCCGCTGGTGCTGGGCGTGGTCCTGGCGATCCTGGCGCTGCTGCTGCGGGCGGCCGTCGCGCCGCTGGTGCTGATCGCGACGGTGGTGCTGTCGTACGCGGCCGCGATGGGCATCAGTGCGTTCTTCTTCGAGCACGTCTTCCACTTCGACGGCCAGGACAACGCGTTCCCGCTGTTCGTCTTCGTCTTCCTGGTCGCGCTCGGGATCGACTACAACATCTTCCTGATGACCCGGGTGCGCGAGGAGGCCTCGCACCGGGGCACCCGGGACGGCGCCCTGGTCGGCCTGGCCGCGACCGGCGGGGTGATCACCTCCGCCGGGCTGATCCTGGCGAGCACCTTCGCGGTGCTCGGGACCCTCCCGGTGGTGGGGTTCGCGGAGATCGGCTTCGCGGTGGCGCTGGGCGTGCTGCTGGACACCCTGGTGGTCCGGTCGGTGCTGGTCACCGCGCTGACCATCGATCTGGACCGGCACATGTGGTGGCCGAGCGCGCTCTCCCACGTCGGCCGGCCGCGGGAGCCCTCCCCGGACGTGTACTCGGACACGGCCTGA
- a CDS encoding tyrosine-protein phosphatase produces MPVEHSGTPVLTGVRNFRDVGGLRAADGRAVRAGLLFRSGHLARATPEDVSVLVGLGLRSVIDLRGTADLQVDRADVPIPGTTRLSVALTDPAEGAKFYHLLRQGELSTLRAELGDGGGERKMVDAYRRRVLTRTVEHGRVLRALTAPGGLPAVVHCSAGKDRAGWAVAVVLLALGVPEDAVMADYLLSNDPAQSHRFRRADGSVPEPGSELWTLLRPIFEARPAYLLAALAAVRDRWGGTDGYLRDGLGLSARRSAGLREALLTDA; encoded by the coding sequence ATGCCCGTCGAGCACAGCGGTACGCCGGTCCTCACCGGCGTCCGGAACTTCCGGGACGTCGGCGGGCTCCGCGCGGCCGACGGCCGGGCCGTCCGGGCCGGGCTGCTGTTCCGCAGCGGCCATCTCGCCCGGGCCACTCCCGAGGACGTGTCGGTGCTGGTCGGCCTGGGCCTTCGGTCGGTGATCGACCTTCGCGGCACGGCCGATCTCCAGGTGGACCGGGCGGACGTCCCGATCCCGGGCACCACCCGGCTGTCCGTCGCCCTCACCGACCCGGCGGAGGGAGCGAAGTTCTACCACCTGCTGCGCCAGGGCGAGTTGTCCACCCTGCGGGCCGAACTCGGCGACGGCGGCGGCGAACGGAAGATGGTCGACGCGTACCGCCGCCGCGTGCTCACCCGGACCGTGGAGCACGGCCGCGTGCTGCGGGCGCTCACCGCGCCCGGCGGACTGCCGGCGGTCGTCCACTGCTCCGCGGGCAAGGACCGGGCCGGCTGGGCGGTCGCCGTCGTCCTGCTGGCCCTCGGCGTCCCCGAGGACGCCGTCATGGCCGACTACCTGCTCAGTAACGATCCCGCCCAGAGCCACCGGTTCCGGCGGGCCGACGGGTCCGTCCCCGAGCCCGGCTCGGAGCTGTGGACACTGCTGCGCCCGATCTTCGAGGCCCGGCCCGCGTACCTGCTGGCGGCGCTGGCGGCCGTACGGGACCGGTGGGGCGGTACGGACGGCTACCTGCGCGACGGCCTCGGGCTGTCCGCACGGCGGTCGGCCGGGCTGCGCGAGGCCCTGCTGACCGACGCGTGA
- a CDS encoding nitroreductase family deazaflavin-dependent oxidoreductase, with the protein MPLEGEYEPSPAQWVRDQVELYESSGGTQGSTLWNTGLPVVILTTRGAKSGKIRKIPLMRVEHEGRYAAVASKGGFPRHPVWYFNVKSDPHVELQDGSVRRDMTAREIAGDEKAEWWERAVAAYPPYAEYQENTDRVIPVFVLEPARG; encoded by the coding sequence ATGCCGCTTGAGGGCGAGTACGAGCCGAGTCCGGCGCAGTGGGTGCGCGATCAGGTCGAGCTGTACGAGAGTTCGGGCGGCACGCAGGGATCGACGCTCTGGAACACGGGCCTGCCCGTCGTCATTCTCACGACGCGCGGCGCGAAGAGCGGCAAGATCCGCAAGATCCCGTTGATGCGCGTGGAGCACGAGGGGCGGTACGCGGCCGTGGCCTCGAAGGGCGGCTTCCCGCGTCACCCGGTCTGGTACTTCAACGTCAAGTCCGACCCGCACGTGGAGCTCCAGGACGGGTCCGTACGCCGGGACATGACGGCCCGTGAGATCGCCGGGGATGAGAAGGCCGAGTGGTGGGAGCGCGCGGTCGCCGCGTATCCGCCGTACGCCGAATATCAGGAGAACACCGACCGGGTGATCCCCGTCTTCGTACTGGAACCCGCGCGCGGGTAG
- a CDS encoding vitamin K epoxide reductase family protein gives MTAPAPIGAGRRFGWLLLVGGLLGLAASAVLTVDKIRLLADPDYRPGCNLNPIISCGSIMRTEQAEAFGFPNSLIGLAAFGALSAVGAGLLAGAAHRRWFWLGLQAGTLFGLGFVVWLIDQALYEIGALCPYCMVVWAVALPLFWYTTLHNMRTGVLPAPRWWGAVARRHWIVPAVWYLGIALLVLNRFWYYWSTLL, from the coding sequence GTGACCGCCCCCGCGCCGATCGGCGCGGGCCGCCGGTTCGGCTGGCTGCTGCTGGTCGGCGGCCTGCTCGGACTCGCGGCCTCGGCCGTGCTGACCGTCGACAAGATCCGCCTGCTGGCCGACCCGGACTACCGGCCCGGCTGCAACCTCAACCCGATCATCAGCTGTGGCTCGATCATGCGCACCGAGCAGGCCGAGGCCTTCGGCTTCCCCAACTCGCTGATCGGCCTGGCCGCCTTCGGTGCGCTGTCCGCGGTCGGCGCCGGCCTCCTGGCGGGGGCGGCCCACCGTCGCTGGTTCTGGCTCGGCCTCCAGGCCGGCACCCTGTTCGGCCTCGGCTTCGTGGTGTGGCTGATCGACCAGGCGCTGTACGAGATCGGCGCGCTCTGCCCGTACTGCATGGTGGTCTGGGCCGTGGCGCTGCCGCTGTTCTGGTACACCACCCTGCACAACATGCGGACGGGCGTCCTGCCCGCACCCCGCTGGTGGGGCGCGGTCGCCCGCCGGCACTGGATCGTCCCGGCGGTCTGGTACCTCGGCATCGCCCTGCTGGTGCTCAACCGCTTCTGGTACTACTGGAGCACCCTGCTCTGA
- a CDS encoding DsbA family protein, which produces MSNNQQTPLSPRDRMKQAKLAEARSAAVRRRVIVAASVVGAIAVVAGATALAIGTADKANGGSTDTAAAASGTGSALVVPANASGPDGTVVVYGKADAPHTLKVYEDFRCPICKQFESSAGATVQQLADDGTYKIEYNLAAFLDNNLGGKGSKTALAAAGAALNEGVDKFKQFHDVLFANQPEERVDGFGDVNRILQLAEQVPGLKTEAFTKAVTEGTYKPWAAKVANAFNDSGVTGTPTVKLDGKQLTILTKTGPVSGDQFKTLVTQTIGG; this is translated from the coding sequence ATGAGCAACAACCAGCAGACCCCCCTCTCCCCCCGTGACCGCATGAAGCAGGCGAAGCTGGCGGAGGCCCGCAGTGCGGCCGTCCGCCGCCGGGTGATCGTCGCGGCGTCCGTGGTCGGCGCGATCGCCGTGGTCGCGGGCGCCACCGCCCTGGCCATCGGCACGGCGGACAAGGCCAACGGCGGCTCCACCGACACCGCGGCCGCCGCCTCCGGTACGGGCTCCGCCCTGGTCGTCCCCGCCAACGCGTCCGGCCCCGACGGCACCGTCGTGGTCTACGGCAAGGCCGACGCCCCGCACACCCTGAAGGTCTACGAGGACTTCCGCTGCCCGATCTGCAAGCAGTTCGAGTCCTCGGCCGGCGCGACCGTGCAGCAGCTCGCGGACGACGGCACCTACAAGATCGAGTACAACCTGGCCGCGTTCCTGGACAACAACCTCGGCGGCAAGGGCTCCAAGACGGCGCTGGCCGCGGCCGGGGCGGCGCTCAACGAGGGCGTCGACAAGTTCAAGCAGTTCCACGACGTGCTGTTCGCCAACCAGCCGGAGGAGCGCGTCGACGGCTTCGGCGACGTCAACCGGATCCTCCAGCTCGCCGAGCAGGTGCCCGGGCTGAAGACCGAGGCCTTCACCAAGGCCGTCACCGAGGGCACGTACAAGCCCTGGGCCGCGAAGGTCGCGAACGCGTTCAACGACAGCGGCGTGACCGGCACCCCCACCGTGAAGCTGGACGGCAAGCAGCTCACCATCCTCACCAAGACCGGTCCGGTCAGCGGCGACCAGTTCAAGACCCTCGTCACCCAGACGATCGGCGGCTGA
- a CDS encoding CHAD domain-containing protein has protein sequence MPQREDRAEQTAGAVVAARIAELTARLAALAPAVRAEEPDSVHQMRITCRRLRSTLRVFGRLLPDQGGGGPDAVAAELAWLGGALGRARDCEVLGARLLTLARGLSAADGREDLVADLTEWEREQLLLARPEVLAALDGPRFPALSAALAGLCAGPVPPGRARGPAGPELARAVRREYRRTARRVRAAERATGPAAEVALHDVRKAAKRARYTGEAAGPGAARFTARMKAVQDVLGRHQDAVIACHTLRGLSDGGFGYGVLYGQQLAAAARAREEFPDVWRQVRKPPRP, from the coding sequence GTGCCGCAGCGCGAGGATCGGGCAGAGCAGACCGCCGGGGCGGTGGTGGCCGCCCGGATCGCGGAGCTGACCGCGCGGCTGGCCGCGCTGGCCCCGGCCGTCCGCGCCGAGGAGCCCGACTCGGTGCACCAGATGCGGATCACCTGTCGTCGGCTGCGCAGCACCCTGCGGGTGTTCGGCCGGCTGCTCCCCGACCAGGGCGGCGGCGGCCCCGACGCCGTTGCGGCGGAGCTGGCCTGGCTCGGCGGCGCGCTCGGGCGGGCCCGGGACTGCGAGGTGCTCGGCGCCCGCCTGCTCACCCTGGCCCGCGGGCTGTCGGCCGCGGACGGCCGGGAGGACCTGGTGGCCGACCTGACCGAGTGGGAGCGCGAGCAGCTGCTGCTCGCCCGCCCGGAGGTGCTGGCCGCCCTCGACGGACCGCGCTTTCCCGCCCTGTCGGCCGCGCTCGCCGGTCTCTGCGCCGGCCCGGTCCCGCCCGGCCGGGCCCGCGGCCCCGCCGGCCCGGAGCTCGCCCGGGCGGTGCGCCGGGAGTACCGCCGCACCGCACGGCGGGTCCGGGCGGCCGAGCGGGCGACCGGCCCCGCGGCGGAGGTCGCCCTCCACGACGTCCGCAAGGCCGCGAAGCGGGCCCGCTACACCGGTGAGGCGGCCGGCCCGGGCGCCGCCCGGTTCACCGCTCGGATGAAGGCCGTGCAGGACGTGCTCGGGCGCCATCAGGACGCCGTGATCGCCTGCCACACACTGCGCGGTCTGTCCGACGGCGGCTTCGGCTACGGCGTGCTGTACGGGCAGCAGCTCGCCGCCGCCGCCCGAGCCCGCGAGGAGTTCCCGGACGTCTGGCGGCAGGTCCGGAAGCCGCCTCGCCCGTGA
- a CDS encoding uracil-DNA glycosylase yields MDERHHHPADGVLDLAQLDALVTGCRACPRLVAWREEAARVKRRSYQDWEYWARPIPGFGPPDAALVLVGLAPAAHGANRTGRIFTGDPSGDLLYQALYDLGLASQPHAVGRDDGLVLHGVRITDPVRCAPPDNRPTPAERDTCRPWIAREFELMRPTVRAVVALGGFAWQAVLPALAAAGRQVPRPRPVFGHGARVVLPAADGGAPLELFGCYHVSPRNTHTGRLTPAMLRELLAEAAGAAGLR; encoded by the coding sequence ATGGACGAGCGCCACCACCACCCCGCCGACGGCGTCCTCGACCTGGCCCAGCTGGACGCCCTGGTCACCGGCTGCCGGGCCTGCCCGCGCCTGGTCGCCTGGCGCGAGGAGGCCGCCCGGGTCAAACGGCGCTCGTACCAGGACTGGGAGTACTGGGCCCGTCCGATCCCCGGCTTCGGCCCGCCCGACGCCGCGCTGGTGCTGGTCGGGCTGGCCCCGGCGGCGCACGGCGCCAACCGGACCGGCCGGATCTTCACCGGCGACCCCTCCGGCGACCTGCTCTACCAGGCCCTGTACGACCTCGGGCTGGCCTCCCAGCCGCACGCCGTCGGCCGGGACGACGGGCTGGTCCTGCACGGCGTACGGATCACCGACCCGGTGCGCTGCGCCCCGCCCGACAACCGGCCGACGCCCGCCGAGCGGGACACCTGCCGTCCGTGGATCGCCAGGGAGTTCGAGCTGATGCGCCCGACCGTGCGCGCCGTGGTGGCGCTGGGCGGCTTCGCCTGGCAGGCGGTGCTGCCCGCGCTCGCGGCGGCCGGACGGCAGGTGCCGCGCCCCCGGCCGGTGTTCGGGCACGGCGCCCGGGTCGTGCTGCCGGCGGCGGACGGCGGCGCGCCGCTGGAGCTGTTCGGCTGCTACCACGTCAGCCCGCGCAACACCCACACCGGCCGGCTCACCCCGGCGATGCTCCGCGAGCTGCTGGCCGAGGCCGCCGGGGCGGCCGGTCTGCGCTGA
- a CDS encoding slipin family protein: protein MLVLDVLIVVVLALAVLAGLSVRTVQQYQRGVVFRFGRVLDRVREPGLAMIMPVADRLKKVNVQIVTMPVPGQEGITRDNVTVRVDAVVYFKVEDPVKATVNVQDYGFAISQVAQTSLRSIIGKSELDDLLANREPINQGLELMLDSPALGWGVQIDRVEIKDVALPESMKRSMSRQAEAERERRARIITADGEYQASSRLSEAAAIMAETPAALQLRLLQTVVEVAAEKNSTLVLPFPVELLRFLESATKQAEVASSPKAAGTDRPAEPLQGSRPVEQLELPDLDGVLATEMPAAEVLAREVPAEEVLAAEVPAEEVLAAEVPAVEVLKSAKP from the coding sequence ATGCTGGTTCTCGATGTGCTGATAGTGGTGGTGCTGGCGCTCGCGGTGCTGGCCGGACTGAGTGTGCGGACGGTGCAGCAGTACCAGCGTGGTGTGGTGTTCCGGTTCGGCCGGGTGCTGGACCGGGTGCGGGAGCCGGGCCTGGCGATGATCATGCCGGTGGCCGACCGGCTGAAGAAGGTCAACGTACAGATCGTGACGATGCCCGTGCCCGGCCAGGAGGGCATCACCCGGGACAACGTCACGGTGCGGGTCGACGCCGTCGTGTACTTCAAGGTCGAGGACCCGGTGAAGGCCACCGTCAACGTGCAGGACTACGGCTTCGCGATCTCGCAGGTCGCCCAGACCTCGCTGCGCTCGATCATCGGCAAGAGCGAGCTGGACGACCTGCTGGCCAACCGCGAGCCGATCAACCAGGGACTGGAGCTGATGCTCGACAGCCCCGCGCTGGGCTGGGGCGTCCAGATCGACCGGGTGGAGATCAAGGACGTCGCACTGCCGGAGTCGATGAAGCGCTCGATGTCCCGGCAGGCGGAGGCGGAGCGCGAACGGCGGGCCCGGATCATCACGGCCGACGGCGAGTACCAGGCCTCGTCCCGGCTGTCGGAGGCCGCCGCGATCATGGCGGAGACCCCGGCCGCGCTCCAACTGAGGCTCCTGCAGACCGTGGTGGAGGTGGCGGCGGAGAAGAACTCGACCCTGGTGCTGCCGTTCCCGGTCGAACTGCTGCGTTTCCTGGAGAGCGCCACCAAGCAGGCCGAGGTCGCATCGTCGCCGAAGGCCGCCGGGACGGATCGGCCGGCGGAGCCGCTGCAGGGCTCCCGCCCGGTCGAGCAGCTGGAACTGCCGGACCTGGACGGGGTGCTCGCGACCGAGATGCCGGCCGCCGAGGTGCTCGCCCGGGAGGTCCCGGCCGAGGAGGTGCTGGCGGCGGAGGTCCCGGCCGAGGAGGTGCTGGCCGCGGAGGTCCCGGCGGTGGAGGTGCTGAAGTCGGCGAAGCCCTGA
- a CDS encoding CBS domain-containing protein, which produces MTTAREIMHPGAECVGETQTLADAARIMRDRGVGALPICGENQKLLGILTDRDIVLKCVAEGRDPSTVLAVELAVGRPMVVEEDEDAEQVLRVMEQHLVRRLPVINHPDHKLVGMISEADIARNMPQERVAEFVGAICAE; this is translated from the coding sequence ATGACCACAGCCAGAGAGATCATGCATCCGGGGGCCGAGTGCGTCGGGGAGACCCAGACCCTCGCCGACGCCGCGCGGATCATGCGGGACCGGGGTGTGGGAGCGCTGCCGATCTGCGGGGAGAACCAGAAGCTGCTGGGGATCCTCACCGACCGGGACATCGTGCTGAAGTGCGTGGCCGAGGGTCGCGACCCGAGCACCGTCCTGGCCGTCGAACTCGCCGTCGGGCGGCCGATGGTGGTCGAGGAGGACGAGGACGCCGAGCAGGTGCTGCGGGTGATGGAGCAGCACCTGGTGCGACGCCTGCCCGTGATCAACCACCCCGACCACAAGCTGGTGGGGATGATCAGTGAGGCCGACATCGCCCGGAACATGCCGCAGGAGCGGGTCGCCGAGTTCGTCGGTGCGATCTGCGCGGAATAG
- a CDS encoding SGNH/GDSL hydrolase family protein, whose translation MRPALSVRLELLLAALLFTASVLGLTGASTASAAPAVDSRTPTHYLALGDSLAAGYQSTPDGGHVVGRGYAQDIAKVLGERAAAAGRPFSFTGLGCPGESTGTMIDGGCPYPHPYAGPQLAEAETYLRAHHEDRVLVTLDIGANDIGHCTAGGSIDVPCTLDGVATVRRGLDTVLTRLRAAAGPHTRIIGMNLYDPYLAAWTTGDQGRSTALLSLPLAGLLNTVIGAVDTAHGVPTADVAGAFRTNSLFPTVPLGGARVPLNVARVLQWTNMARGDIHANDAGYQAIADAFLARL comes from the coding sequence ATGCGTCCAGCCCTGTCCGTCAGGCTCGAACTCCTCCTCGCGGCACTGCTGTTCACCGCCTCGGTACTCGGTCTCACGGGCGCCTCGACCGCGTCGGCGGCCCCGGCGGTGGACAGCCGCACCCCCACCCACTACCTCGCCCTCGGCGACTCGCTCGCCGCCGGCTACCAGTCGACCCCGGACGGCGGCCACGTGGTCGGCCGCGGCTACGCCCAGGACATCGCGAAGGTCCTCGGCGAGCGGGCGGCGGCGGCCGGACGGCCGTTCAGCTTCACCGGCCTCGGCTGCCCCGGCGAGTCCACCGGCACCATGATCGACGGCGGCTGCCCGTACCCCCACCCGTACGCCGGCCCGCAGTTGGCCGAGGCGGAGACGTACCTGCGGGCCCACCACGAGGACCGGGTGCTGGTCACCCTGGACATCGGCGCCAACGACATCGGCCACTGCACCGCCGGCGGCTCGATCGACGTGCCGTGCACGCTGGACGGCGTCGCCACCGTCCGCCGCGGTCTCGACACCGTCCTGACCAGGCTCCGGGCGGCGGCCGGCCCGCACACCCGGATCATCGGGATGAACCTCTACGACCCCTACCTGGCCGCCTGGACGACGGGCGACCAGGGCCGGTCCACGGCGCTGCTGTCGCTCCCGCTGGCCGGTCTGCTGAACACCGTCATCGGAGCCGTCGACACCGCGCACGGGGTGCCCACGGCCGACGTGGCCGGGGCGTTTCGCACCAACTCCCTGTTCCCGACGGTCCCGCTGGGCGGCGCCCGGGTGCCGCTGAACGTGGCGCGGGTCCTGCAGTGGACCAACATGGCGCGCGGCGACATCCACGCCAACGATGCCGGCTACCAGGCGATCGCGGACGCCTTCCTCGCGAGGCTCTGA